One Triplophysa dalaica isolate WHDGS20190420 chromosome 1, ASM1584641v1, whole genome shotgun sequence DNA segment encodes these proteins:
- the hsd11b2 gene encoding 11-beta-hydroxysteroid dehydrogenase type 2 yields MEDYAASFWIYIGVMAFFVCGAVKKFLTSHIGAMPSVLVWLGATLLVERLCILCMPAVLARLVLCVSCWLYFTWATPKPSLPVEGKVVFITGCDSGFGNATAKRLDAMGFEVFATVLNLECEGAKYLRRVCSPRLNLLQVDITQPQQVEQALLDTKAKLGMRDLWGLVNNAGLCVNIGDAELSLMSNYRGCMEVNFFGTLSVTKTFLPLLRQSNGRIITISSPSGEQPFPCLASYGASKAALNLFINTLRHELKPWGVKVSIILPSAFKTGQSSDTEYWDKQYNNLIQNLPPSLLEEYGEEYLLETKELFQSYAKTATEDLSPVIDTIVEALLSPQPQMRYYAGPGLYIMYFICSYLPLCFGDKFLQKLFVKKKLLPRSLRKHQELSLNNNNNNINDMNKSNNSFTKIIN; encoded by the exons ATGGAAGACTATGCGGCGTCCTTCTGGATTTACATCGGCGTGATGGCCTTCTTTGTTTGTGGAGCGGTGAAGAAGTTTCTGACATCCCACATCGGTGCCATGCCCTCGGTCTTGGTATGGCTAGGTGCCACTCTGTTGGTGGAGAGACTTTGTATCCTGTGCATGCCTGCTGTGCTGGCAAGATTGGTCCTCTGTGTCTCCTGCTGGCTGTACTTCACATGGGCCACCCCCAAGCCATCCCTTCCAGTTGAGGGAAAGGTTGTCTTCATCACAG GTTGTGATTCAGGATTTGGTAACGCCACAGCGAAACGGCTGGATGCTATGGGTTTTGAAGTGTTTGCAACAGTATTGAATCTGGAATGTGAGGGAGCCAAATACTTACGCAGAGTCTGTTCTCCACGCCTTAACCTTCTGCAAGTAGACATCACTCAACCTCAGCAGGTCGAGCAAGCCCTGCTCGACACCAAGGCCAAGCTTGGCATGAGag ATCTGTGGGGGCTTGTCAATAATGCTGGCTTGTGTGTGAATATTGGGGATGCTGAACTCTCCCTAATGTCAAACTACCGAGGATGCATGGAGGTTAACTTTTTTGGAACGCTTTCTGTCACAAAGACCTTCCTACCACTTCTGAGGCAGTCTAACGGGCGGATTATAACAATCTCCAGCCCTTcag GAGAGCAACCCTTCCCTTGTTTGGCTTCATACGGGGCTTCAAAAGCTGCTCTGAATCTTTTCATCAACACACTTCGCCACGAGCTGAAGCCATGGGGTGTCAAAGTTTCCATTATCTTACCTTCTGCCTTCAAGACAG GACAGAGCAGTGACACTGAGTACTGGgataaacaatacaataaccTGATCCAGAACCTGCCCCCAAGCCTTCTGGAAGAATATGGGGAAGAATACCTGCTGGAGACCAAGGAGCTCTTTCAGAGTTACGCAAAAACAGCCACCGAGGATCTGAGCCCTGTAATCGACACCATCGTGGAGGCGCTCCTCTCTCCTCAGCCCCAGATGCGCTACTACGCCGGGCCAGGCTTATATATCATGTACTTCATCTGCAGCTACTTGCCTTTATGCTTCGGTGACAAGTTCCTCCAGAAACTGTTTGTAAAGAAGAAGCTCTTACCACGTTCCCTGAGGAAACATCAGGAGCTGAGTctcaacaataacaacaacaacatcaatgaTATGAATAAGAGTAACAACAGCTTCACAAAGATTATCAATTAG